GTAAGACAAGCTGACGAGTTTCTTCTGGTCTCCAGATCCACATGAAGCTGTACCTGCAAGACCTGGAGTGTGCCAAGATGGGACTGGCCCCAAGCCTAACAGGAGAAAGCTTATGAGTGCTAAAAGTGACCTCAAGAAGGTCCTCAAAGTTTGTCCGAGCTTTAGGACAAACCTGGTCATGGGCCAGGCACAGCATACCCCAAAGAGATCCTGCGCACCTCCTTGCAGTCCCTCCAGGTTTTCACTAACTCTCAGCCGCAAACACAGACCACAGCGGCTAGGCATAAGGTACCATTCTTTGGATATGTCTCTACCAATATGTCTGGGTTGGCCACAGAGTCACCCTCCTCCGGCCTATGCCGTATGAGCCCAAACCGGAGCTGTCTCCTCTTTGCATCTCATTTCCAAGGGCAGCTCCTTGAGGAACTGGCCCTTGGCTGCCTTTCCCTCCAGCTGGGCTTGGCTCTAGATAGGTGCAAGCAAGGGAGATGGTGGGGTGCAGCAGGACTGACGGTGGAAACGGACAGCTGAGGGATTGCTAGAGTTGACGTCGGCCTTAGCTGGGAAGGAATTCAGAGCGCTCATGGGAAGCGAAGAGCCGCTTGGAGCCAGGTGGCGAGAGACATTAAACACAAGAACAGGAGCAGGCAGGCCCGAATGAGGAATGTCACCTACAGAGGCAGCTCTCGGTCTGTGTTTTCTCCTGACGGCCTTGTTTTGTCCTGCACCCCTCCAGGCTTATTACTCTACGAGTGTGGACACCACGCAAGAGCTGTTCCCGGTGGGTAAACTGCACTGAACCACGccttggctttcttggccaaaAGCACAGAGACTGTGCTGAGACCATACCCAAATTACAGATGTTGGGGGACAAGCACCTGCAGCTTAAGGAGGAGGAAACATGAGCCACGGAGAGCTTCCAGCGGGCCACGGAGCCGGGCGATGCGAGCTCCACCTGCACCCGCAGCCTGCGGTGCCTGAGCTGAACAGGGACATGCTAATGTAGGAGGTAGCGGGTGTCCGCTGAGGTCTCCCCGGACCTCCAGAGCacgccgggggcgggcggcagaGGGTGCGGTGCGCGCAGTGACACAGCTGGGCCGGGAAGGGCTCCCGGGGCCGCCAgcgctggggccgggccgggccgagccgggccgagccgcggcagcgccccccgcgccggccgccaCGTCGGGGGCGAGCCATAGAGGCCGAGCCTCCCGGCGGAAAGACAGCCCCGCGCGCGTCAGGACGGCCGGCTTCCGGAATCCTCCCGCCACCACGTGACGCGGCGCTCTCTTCCCGAttgggcggggcggggcggagagGGCGGTGCTTCctgcggggcgggcgcgcggcgcgtgaggcggcggcggctgctccgggccgggccggaTCCGGGCCGCGGTCCCctcgccgggccgggccccgcgcagcccgcggAGCCGCAGGCGCGGAGCGCGGTCCGCCCGCGGCCATGGCGGCCCTGCTGCGGCCGTGGCGGCGGgggccgctgcccgcgggccGGCTGCGGCGCGCTCGCAGGCTCGGGcacggcgcggccgggcggctgcGGGTGTCGCGGCTCTTCCAGCCGCTGAGCCTGCaggagggcggcgaggcgggcggcgaggcgggcCGGCCGGCAGAGGCGGCCTGCCGCAGCCACAGGCTGATGGTGCAGGCGGGGCTGATctgccccgccggccccggctgcTACCACTACCTGCCGTCGGCCGTGCGGGCGCTGGAGAAGCTCCTCGGGGTGATCGACGGGGAGATGCAGGCCGTCGGCGGGCAGAAGATGAGCATGCCCAGCCTGAGCCCGGCGGAGCTGTGGCGGGCCAGCGGCCGCTGGGACCGCATGGGCCCCGAGCTCTTCCGCCTGGCCGACCGGCACGGCAAGGAGTACTGCCTCGGGCCCACGCACGAGGAGATGGTCACGGACCTGGTAGCCGCGCAGACCAACCTCTCCTACAGGCAGCTCCCCCTCCGCCTCTACCAGGTGACGAGGAAGTTTCGGGACGAGCCCAAGCCCCGCTTCGGCTTGCTGCGCAGCCGGGAGTTTTACATGAAGGACATGTACACCTTCGACGCCTCTGAAGAGGCAGCACGCCACACCTACAGCCTGGTGTGCCACGCTTACCGCCGCGTGTTCGAGGCCCTGGGCCTTCGCTTTGTGCAGGTGCAGGCGGACACGGGCAGCATCGGGGGCACCATGTCGCACGAGTTCCAGCTCCCGGCTGACATCGGCGAGGACAGGCTGGCCCTGTGCCCTGCCGGGCATTTTGCGGCCAACGTGGAAATGATAAGTGCAGAGCAAACAACTTGTCCCACATGCAAGGAACCGCTGACCGTAACCAGAGGGATAGAAGTGGGGCACACGTTTTATCTGGGCACCAAGTACTCCTCGGTGTTCAATGCTACCTTTTACTCTGCCGAGAACAAGCTCCAGCTGGCAGAAATGGGTTGCTATGGCCTGGGCGTCACTCGCATCCTGGCAGCAGCCATTGAAGTGCTTTCCACGGAGGATAGCATCCGCTGGCCAAGCCTCATTGCCCCCTACCAGGTCTGCTTCATTCCCCCTAAGAAGGGCagcaaggaggagaagggagccGCGCTCATGGAGCGCCTGTATGATGACCTTGCTGAAGTTGTGCCTCAGCTCGGCGGTGACTTGGTGCTGGATGACCGGACCCAACTGACCATTGGCAAAAGACTAAAGGATGCCAACAAGCTGGGTTATCCGTATGTGATAATAGCTGGGAAGAGGGTTTGTGAAGATCCCGCCGTGTTTGAGGTTTGGAGTCAAAACACTGGCGAGGTCCTGTTCCTCACCAGGGAAGGTGTCGTTGAGTTGCTGAGTAAAGTGCAGGTTCCTTAAAATTGTGATCTCTGAGTCTGTGCTGCACTGAATGTGTCTGAATAGCCCCAGGTCCTTTCCAAGGAGTCGCAGGAGCTGCGTGTACCCTCGTGCCACTTAGGGGGCGAGCCCTCATGGAGCGCCTGCACCATGCAGGCGGTTGACATCTCCCCCATCGAatgtgcagagcagcagaggcagcagcactggAGAAGGGAGAGGGGTTTTTATCAGCCTCTTTCAGACAGTGAATTATTGAATGCTGGATCtttagagggaaagaaaagaggtcTCTTCCTTCTGTTGAGCGTGAGAGCtcttttcactgtgaaaatgcCTTGGTGCTCTGAATTGGCAGGAAATGAAGCCTGGTGTGAGGCCTCTTGACCCCAGGCCTGCAGGTAGATGCAGCAGGGGAGATCCTGCCGGTGGCTGCTGTTGACGCCGTTGGGGAGCGGTGACAGACCGGTTTCAGGAAGGTGGGGGGTACAAACATCCTgactgctttgctgctgttggtggAAGTAACTGGGTGGTGCAGGGCCTGGGAGCAGGGCgaggcggcagcgcggggctccCGGGATCCCCTTGGGGCTCCCCCGGAGGGTGGCACCGTGTCAGCTGCGCTCCTGGGCAGCTCCCCGTGCCGTGGCCAGGCCCGGGGCAGcagggcggcggccggggctgAGCACGGCGTTTAGCGCGCGTCTCAGGGCGCTGCCGAAGGCTCCGGGGCTGCCCGCCAAGGGGCtcgcggggcggggcctggaggcggccgggggcggggcctgggggcggccgggggcggggctgcgtggggggcggggcgggaTCAAGGGGGCGGGGCTTGTGGGCGGCCGGAaggggggccggcggccggaAGGGGCGGGGTGTggcgggcggcagcagcggcggcatGGCGGAggccggggcaggcggcgcggcggcgccgcggtATCGCGGCGGCTTCAACGAGAGCACCTGGGAGCAGgtgggggcggccggcgggggcggggagaggagggggcgcggcgggggcgcggcgggcccAGCTGAGGCGCGGCGCGTGCCGGCAGGAGCTGGAGGCCATCCCCATGTTCATGAAGCGGTGCCCGGCGGAGATCGACGCGGCGCGGCAGCCCGAGCTCGCCTGCCTGCAGTCGCTGATCTTCGACGAGGAGCGGAGCCCGGCAGGTGGCGGCGGGGCCGGTtaccgcgccgggccggggctggggcgccgcgcggcggggggggggaggggggctcgTTAGGGGGGTgcgcagggccggggggggctcgTTAAGGGGGGTgcgcagggccggggggggctcgTTAGGGGGGTgcgcagggccggggggggctcgTTAGGGGAGTgcgcagggccggggggggctcgTTAAGGGGAGTgcgcagggccggggggggctcgTTAGGGGGGTgcgcagggccggggggggctcgTTAAGGGGGGTgcgcagggccggggggggctcgTTAGGGGGGTgcgcagggccggggggggctcgTTAAGGGGGGTgcgcagggccggggggggctcTTTAGGGGGGTgcgcagggccggggggggctcTTTAGGGGGGTgcgcagggccggggggggctcgTTAAGGGGGGTgcgcagggccggggggggcgcgTTAGGGGGGTgcgcagggccggggggggctcgTTAAGGGGGGTgcgcagggccggggggggctcgTTAAGGGGGGTgcgcagggccggggggggctcgTTAGGGGGGTgcgcagggccggggggggctcgTTAGGGGGGGTGCGCAGGGCCGGGGGGAGGCTCGTTAGGGGGGGTgcgcagggccggggggggctcgTTAAGGGGGGGTgcgcagggccggggggggctcTTTAGGGGGGTgcgcagggccggggggggctcgTTAGGGGGGGTGCGCAGGGCCGGGGGGAGGCTCGTTAGGGGGGGTgcgcagggccgggggggggggctcgtTAAGGGGGTgcgcagggccggggggggggggctcgtTAAGGGGGTgcgcagggccggggggggcgcgTTAGGGGGGTgcgcagggccgggggggggctcGTTAGGGGGGTgcgcagggccgggggggggcgcgTTAGGGGGGTGCGCAGGGCCGGGGGAGGCTCGTTAGGGGGGTGtgcagggccggggggggcgcgTTAGGGGGGTgcgcagggccggggggggctcgTTAAGGGGGGTGCGCAGGGCCGGGGGAGGCTCGTTAGGGGGGTTCGCAGGCTACGGGGTGGGGGGTGATTAAGGGGATGTGCAAGGCTGGGGGGCTGGTTAAGGGGGTGCTCAGGGGGCTCGTTACGGGGGTGTGCGGGGGGCGGTTCTGGGagcgcccgcggagccgcgaGTCCCCGCTCAGcgccctgctccctccctgcagaGCTCGCCAGGCTGTACAAGGACGAGGGGAACGAGTACTTCCGCGAGAAGGACTACGGGAAGGCCGTGGTCTCCTACACGGAAGGGCTGAGGAAGAAGTGCGAGGACCCGGAGCTGGGCGCCGTGCTGCACGCCAACCGCGCAGCCGCGCAGGCCCGCCTGGGTAGCCCGCGCTGGgttccccctctccttctcttctaACGCACCACTCGTGACGGAAGGGCGCCCTGAGCCCTCCGGACCCGGGGGGCCCAGGCAGTGGCACGGCCGGTGGCTGCGATGCTGAGCTGGCCCCGGGGAGGTGGGGCCTCGGGCTCCGCAGAGCATGCGCTGGGCTCCGCGGTGAAGCGAAACGTTTTGTCGCTTCTTCCCAGCCGTCTTAAGCTTACTGCCTGCCCTGCCAACAGCACCAGTGCAGCAGGGGTTGACCTTTTTTGGCCTTTAATGGTGTTGCACGTTGGTAATCGTCTGCCTGCAGTCATGTTATTTGTCTCTCACCTGCCCAGTTGATTCCTATCCTTTACTTTGCTGCTAAGTTGTTCTGTTCTCCTTCACTTGCCTCATAGTGGTTGTAGAAGCAGTGAATTATGCAGTCACTGCATAAGACTTCTGTTGCCTTGAAGTCTGCGTGGATttgaaacataaataaaatgttctgaGCAGTTTGGCTTTGTTTGTAGGTAACTACCGTTCTGCTCTCAGTGATGCAATCCAGGCGAGAAAGCTGAAGCCCACCCATCTCAAAGCGATCATAAGAGGTAAAAATGGAAGCATGTGTTGTTGCGTGGAGGAGAAGGAATGTCCTTTCAGAACAGCCTTGAATATGTTGTTTAACATGTCATGCTGTTAGTGTTATAAGCCCTGGAACTGCATGTTACATCTCACTTTGTTTCACAGTGTGTTTCtgtgttaaagaaaaatgtttataaactCTAAATCGCTAAGAGCGCGTAACATTGTTTCAGAGCtccatttgtttcaaaaatgtaatGCACAGGCTGTAGGCAGTATCTTTGCTTCCCTTGTTTTGTTATTCCTATGTCTATCAGAAAAGAACTGTACATTTTGGTTTGGATTTTTGATccaaatgctctttttcttcttcagcttccATATCTGTAAAACAACTTCGGATGGGTTTCTGTAGAACATAACTTTGGCTGTTTTCCAGTGTTTGGGCACTTCTGTCACTTTTTGTTCCATGGAAATCACTGCTTTGTTTTACCTTATGAGACCAATGTTAAAATGTGAATTCTAAAGATATAATTCTACTTGTAACAGGTACTGGCATCACTCTACTAATTTCTGACTAGCAAATGGTACAGTAACTGCTGAAGTATTTTagattttcttctcagtttagTACACCTGCTGAAATACCACCATTTAAAATACCCTGTGAAGCAATAGCATCTGCTGCTGTTTATGCCTTTCAAAGGCACTAGGTCTAACGCTGTCTTCATAACCGCCAGTTTGCATAGCAGTTCTATATTGTTTCCAATGCCAGAAACTTAAAATCTTAACTCTTTCAGGAGCTCTCTGCCACTTGGAGCtgaagaatttttctgaagcGATAGCATGGTGCGAGGACGGCTTGCAAATAGacccaaaagagaaaaagctcaTGGAAGTGAGAGCTAAAGCAGACAAGTTGAAGGTAAATATGGCAGCCTAGAGTCTACTATACCTGTCCCAGGACTGGTCTGTTCTCCCCATTTGTAGCAAAAGTACTTTAGGTTCATGTGATGGAGACTGCTCCATATACGTTCCTATGTGGCCTAGTTCTGCATAGTGTATGTTGTTGAGATATGCAGTGGAAAGAGctagaatatttttggagaTCTGAACTGATTTCTCCACTCCACAGCAGATTAGAGCAATGGTGAGTGTTGACTTGCTGTGTGTCACCATGATGCAACCTTTTCTTACATGCAGCGAACTGAGGAGCGGGATGCAAGGAAAGCGAAGGTGATGGAGAGGAAGGAACAGTGTCAAAAGGAAAGTTTGCTTGCAGCAATAAAGGTAGGCCAATgaggatttgctttttttcccccaatagTTTTCCTGGTTGTCTCGAGTTGTTTTCATATGCATCTTTTTGAGGGCTAGAGCCAAAAAACTCTAAGTCAAAATCATGATCCTCCTTAGCTGCATGGCTTTGGCCCCGGTTCCCAGAGCTgtttatgtatttcagaaaacagttaatgtaaaatacaaacCCAGTGTTAGGAGCTGAACCGAGCGTCCGAGAGGTGTCTGCCTGGTGGGCTGTAGCATCACGCCAGCCCAGTGAGGcttgctgcctttgctgccagTGGGCATCACTTCAGTGGAAGAACGGAGGAGGCCACCTCATAGGGTGGAGGAGAGAAACAATCCtggctgttttgtttcttcagcagATGTTGGGGCTATGTTAAAGTATTGTGGACTGTTATACAAGctctgatttccttttctgaagaaaagagcGAGCCTTCTTCAGTTCTCTGAGAGAGAGAATGTTCTCTGGAGCAGATGCGTGTAGTTGCATCCTGAAGTTACGTGTGCTAACTGCCCCGAAGCAGCATTTCAGATGCATCCTTTTCCCTGCCATTTTCTCCGACTTTTCTCTCAGCATGCTGGCTCCTCTGgatttccagctctgctcatcCGTTGTACAAGGAGTCTGGGATTCTGGCTGAGGTTATGAATTTTACTGTGAGGACTAGTCACTTACTCCATACTGTAGGAGGGCCTTTGGTGGCATCTTTAAGTGCAGACTCTTTAGTCAGAGTGACATGATTTGTCCTTTTACTGACTGCTGGTTTTCCCGATCATAGTCCCCCTTTCCcaccacactttttttttcttctccttcgCTTGTAGGAAAGAAATATCAAGGTGATTCTTGAGCCctcagatgaggaagaggaagtgtCAGGTGGTCTGGCTGAGATGTCCTTGGATGGATTCCACTCTGACAATGCCACGGGGGCAAAGGTGCACTTAGATGCTGATGGCAACCTAAACTGGCCTGTCCTCTTTCTGTACCCGGAGCACGAGCAAACGGACTTCATTGCGGCTTTTCACGAGAACACGAGGTGAATGCGCTGTCAGCATCATCCTTGAGCGAAGGAGAGCTGTGGGTGGGTGAAAAGAGATAGTGGGCGAACCACTGTCCTGCTAGTCAAAGAGCTCCAGATTCCTCCTCTCGCTGCTGCCGCGGCTTTTGCGcaggaggttgcactagatgtcctcctgaggtcccttgcaacctgcattattctgtgatttagaAATGGTGCTTAAAATACTGGAGGGCCAAAATCTAGAGGCTAAATAAATTTAGAGCAGGGAAAAGCACGTCATACCTAGCCAGTGTGATTAAAGAGGCTTACAGTGCAAGCCTGGAACAGTGCTCAGTAATACCTGTACCCCATGCACATGCATGCCTTTCATTAAGAGGCTGTTTAAAAGC
This region of Rhea pennata isolate bPtePen1 chromosome 8, bPtePen1.pri, whole genome shotgun sequence genomic DNA includes:
- the PARS2 gene encoding probable proline--tRNA ligase, mitochondrial, whose protein sequence is MAALLRPWRRGPLPAGRLRRARRLGHGAAGRLRVSRLFQPLSLQEGGEAGGEAGRPAEAACRSHRLMVQAGLICPAGPGCYHYLPSAVRALEKLLGVIDGEMQAVGGQKMSMPSLSPAELWRASGRWDRMGPELFRLADRHGKEYCLGPTHEEMVTDLVAAQTNLSYRQLPLRLYQVTRKFRDEPKPRFGLLRSREFYMKDMYTFDASEEAARHTYSLVCHAYRRVFEALGLRFVQVQADTGSIGGTMSHEFQLPADIGEDRLALCPAGHFAANVEMISAEQTTCPTCKEPLTVTRGIEVGHTFYLGTKYSSVFNATFYSAENKLQLAEMGCYGLGVTRILAAAIEVLSTEDSIRWPSLIAPYQVCFIPPKKGSKEEKGAALMERLYDDLAEVVPQLGGDLVLDDRTQLTIGKRLKDANKLGYPYVIIAGKRVCEDPAVFEVWSQNTGEVLFLTREGVVELLSKVQVP
- the TTC4 gene encoding tetratricopeptide repeat protein 4 isoform X1, with amino-acid sequence MAEAGAGGAAAPRYRGGFNESTWEQELEAIPMFMKRCPAEIDAARQPELACLQSLIFDEERSPAELARLYKDEGNEYFREKDYGKAVVSYTEGLRKKCEDPELGAVLHANRAAAQARLGNYRSALSDAIQARKLKPTHLKAIIRGALCHLELKNFSEAIAWCEDGLQIDPKEKKLMEVRAKADKLKRTEERDARKAKVMERKEQCQKESLLAAIKERNIKVILEPSDEEEEVSGGLAEMSLDGFHSDNATGAKVHLDADGNLNWPVLFLYPEHEQTDFIAAFHENTRFIDHLTVMFAELPPWDLERKYLPNNLELYFEDEERAEMYEVNPEHTLLQVLQHQRYFVKAGTPTVLAFVKRSPFSKKYFASKKVHRL
- the TTC4 gene encoding tetratricopeptide repeat protein 4 isoform X2; its protein translation is MFMKRCPAEIDAARQPELACLQSLIFDEERSPAELARLYKDEGNEYFREKDYGKAVVSYTEGLRKKCEDPELGAVLHANRAAAQARLGNYRSALSDAIQARKLKPTHLKAIIRGALCHLELKNFSEAIAWCEDGLQIDPKEKKLMEVRAKADKLKRTEERDARKAKVMERKEQCQKESLLAAIKERNIKVILEPSDEEEEVSGGLAEMSLDGFHSDNATGAKVHLDADGNLNWPVLFLYPEHEQTDFIAAFHENTRFIDHLTVMFAELPPWDLERKYLPNNLELYFEDEERAEMYEVNPEHTLLQVLQHQRYFVKAGTPTVLAFVKRSPFSKKYFASKKVHRL